The following DNA comes from Maylandia zebra isolate NMK-2024a linkage group LG6, Mzebra_GT3a, whole genome shotgun sequence.
CACAGGCCGTTTAATTGTCGCTGCCATGAAACCCATTGTCTCCATCACAATGAAGATTCATttcaattaattaaaaaaaaaactttatagtAGCTTCAAGAGCATAACTCATTCATCGTCTAGTACCTCACATGGAAATTAAGGTCCAAATATTATGCGAACAGAATTGCACAGTCAgttgtatgaaaaaaaaaaaacgcagtTGTTTGAGGACAGATCTGGCTATTCTCTTCTCAGTTAGCAGAAGTTAGGTCTATTCTAATTATAAAGCCGCTATGAAGGAAAGTGTGGCCCCCGAGTGCGGGCCATTTGTCCTATTAACGTCTCCGAGTGCAGAAAACACTAATGCTACTTCACAACGTTCATATAACAACACTGTAGGGATTGGTTTCCTCCTGTGTTTACATTTCAGTTTAGTGTATCCATGtaagaagaagggaaaaaaatgtccatGTACAACACAGCACAGGCTGTGGTCTCTCACGGCACGTCTCAAACGGCACCCGAGTCCAAGCGCACTGCTTTTTAACAAGACTTCCACTGTAACCGTCAAAACCAGGACCACCACGAATACTCGAGTGTAATTTTAAGACCTTGAAATGGAGCGGCacaaatttttctttttgtatggCTCAAAATGAAATGCCATCAGGTGCCAAATTAGAAGCCACGTCAAAAACAAACCGCACTGCCAGAGAGCGGTGTTAAATTTAGGACCGTCCTCTCAAAATTAGTGCATTTTGTGGGCAGCAGGTACCATTTGAGATTCTGCTCTGATCAGCTGCACCGAAATAAACATCCTACGGGCTCCCAACCCACCCAAAACCCGCCCCCTCAGCAGACAGTGAGGGGCTGGGGTTCGCTTTCACGCCGCTGATTCTTCTTCAGTAGCTGAATGCGGTTGTGGCAGTAGAACTTGATGGCTCGCCAGTCGCGGTGATTgttgaccagcagggggcactgCTGCAGGCAGCGCTCACAGTCAGCCTTGGCAGGAACGCGAAGCTCATTGATGTTCTGGGTCAGGTGCTCCTCGACTGCAGCGCGCTCAGCCTCTGACCAGGGACGCTTCAGGACCCCTCGCTTTCCTGCAGTGAACAAAAGAGGAACAGAGTTAGAGGTTAAATGATTTTTTAGAGCTCGTACTCTGAATCAAAGCTTATGGCTGAACTGGAGAAAATACAGAGCTGAGAGCgtttacatttctgtttttctgacatttcttttccATGTTAGCATAAAAACTGAGGTCCAGTCTGATAAAGATAAAGATCTGGTGATGAAACTCAGGAAGATCCACAGATTTCTGAACTATATGACTAAAAGTAAACTTAATACGACTGTAAATTTACTGCCAGTACAGTTAAAATACAAGGTGCTGTAAATTAACTAAAAGAGAATAATCTCACAACTAATTTTTTGGCAAGAgacaaaatatttctttatcaactgcacacataacagacaacacACTGTTTAATGAGGAGTGATGCAACTGAAACACTTCATTACCACTTAAGTCAGCTCTAGAGAAGGAAGCACTTCTatcagaaaaataacaaacaaatcaaacttggagagaaaaaaatgactgtGGTGACAAACTGAGAGAAACATTTTGTGCCCATCAGATTCCACAACTGCTGTTTATTGAGATCGCTCTTTATTTGGAGCTATTAACTAAGACACTACTGATTTCTATGTAAAAAATTATGTCCTGAAAAGGGACAGCTTGGTGTGTTTTTTGCATCCTTTGTGCAGCGATACCAACCATGTCCACTTGTGCTACGTGCTACCAGGCCACCTTTGACAGTCTCTGAGGTTGTTTGCAGTCAGTCCAAGTCAGACTgtgactgtttgcagaaaggtcTCCTCCTATCAGGTGACCTGTGCAAACGCCTTGTGAACAAAAATGGTTTTGGGTGTCCACCACTCTCAAGCTCTGGGCAACCAATCAGTCACCACAAACTGCGATTGGTCCcagaatgtggaaaaagaaaacatcaataCATTTACCAGGcagctgttgattttcttttatgtatttttttgtagATGCAAGGAGGTTACATCCTATTTTTCCTCATGTAACTGATTTATTAGTTTACTCTAAATGAGGAGATAGCTTTGTCACGCTAAGTGTGTTGAGTGTTGGATGCCCTCTTGGTTATAGTATTCCCAgagaatttttattattttaataaagtaGCAATATTTGGTGTCGGTATTGTTACAATATTTGCAATACTATGCTTTATCATTCCCCAAACCCCTAAATATATCCATTACTttccaataaaactgaactaaagATACTTCAAATACGAAACATcttaattttaaatcatgctttttatttgttcttgtttctaatgtctctgtaaagcactttgaatcaccttgttgttgaattgtgctatacaaataaacttgccttgccttaattATTTGCACCTCCTAAACCTTCAACTTCTTGAGGCTCCTTTGGTACATCAAATGTTTGTGACTTCAACATTGAGCTTTTATTTCCTGTAACTCAACCAGTGAATATTCCCTACTGGGATAAAGATGCACCAGTTCACCTTGGGCTTCACTTTCTCTGACAAACAAAACAGCTTGAACCATTCATGTTGTGAAGTTTCTTtccctccttttttcttcctcatttCACCTTTTCATATTCTAATAATGGTGTTATAAATGCATTCGGCTTCAATTTTCTTGTTAGGTgtgagtgtttttatttttaaatcgtATACACACAACTATCTCATTGCATTGTGCAAATGCACATAACACTCGACACACAAATAAACCTGATTTAGGCTGACCTGTGCCTCTCCTGCGGTTTGCGGGTGGAGGGTCAAGAGGAAGCGGAGGGGGTGGCTGGTTGTTCTTGAGCTTCTTGGGTCGTCCGACCCTCCCGTTGTTCTTGCCCTTCCTGACATACAGCAGGGTGGGTGTAGGATTCAGAGCCGGAGCAGGGGCGTGCACCTCAGGCTTCTCCTTCACATTCTCCCCTTCAGATTCTCCCTCCGAGTACGAGTCTGCAGAGTTTCCTGACATGACTGAAAAGAGCAAAGAAGAGAACTTCATCAGTctgatgttaaaaatgtttgtttccaATAAACTGCAGTCACACTCAATCATTcacaaaaaactgaaagaaaagttACAATCCAAGGACAAAACATCACTCATTCACGAGCGGTCCATCCATCTCACCATCCAGTTCCAGACAGATGTGGTTCAGGCTCATTCCTCTGAACAGTACTCCATCCCTCTCTCCACACAGCACGACCCGGCCCACTCTGCCCATCAGGCCTGGGTCCTGGCCAATACCAGCACAATTCTGCGTCACGTGGTACTCCCTCTCAAGGAAGTGTTCGAGCCTCTCCACAGCGCTGCCTCCAAGCTGTCCGGGCTCCTCTCCTTCCCCGAGAAGCAGCAGCTGAGTTAGGATCGCTACCTGTCGACGAACCCTGGTCTGGGTCAGGGCGCGGGGATTGCGGGTACCGCTGGAGCGAGCGAGGCTGCGCAGCAGATCGGTGCCACGCAGTGGCGTGGCAGGAGAGTGGTAGGGTCGAGCAAAAACGTATGGGTTTGCAGGGTCAACTCCTACATCCTGCCGTGTCTGCAGGAGAAGCTCCAGACAGGGCTCACAGTGAGGAGGTAGGATGAGGGGTTGGACACGTCCTCGTTTACCCTGGACTCCGACTCTGGGGAGGTGTGGAAGCACCATGCGCTCAAAGGGCGACAGGGAGGCCTCTAATGGGGTAAGAGCTGGAGGGGCACCAGGTGGAACAGGAACAGGGCATTGAGGAGTAATACGGGCCCGATATTCACTGATGGACAGCTTAGAGACCTCACACTCACGCCGCCGGTTATACAGGATAAGGAGCGCCAGGCTGGAGTGGCAGAGGAGGCGCCAGGCCTCGGCAGACTGCAGCTGGCGAGAGAGAGACAAGAAGGCCGAGTGCTGCAGCCGGCGGAggtacagcaccagagaggacAACGAGGAGAGCAGGGGCAGCATGTGGTGACGCCCCGAaccactgcaaaaaaaaaggagtaggtaggtaaaaaaaataataatctataCAGCATAGTGTGGCGATACTGTATCAATACAGgaaaccaaatattgacttgGACTGACTGCAGTCACTCTCATAAATATTCTTGAAGGTTTGCAGGTAACTTATTTGTTctttaatttataaatgcagaaagGCTCCCACTATAGCATCAGCCTGAATGAGCCTTTGTCAATGAGGACTACTCAGCTGGCTGCCATATGGTTGTACCCTGCTTATATTAATATAAAACAGGAAGGTGGCTGAGCACAAATGTAAAGTTCTAGTGAATACAAATATCTTTCTGCGTAGAGTGCAACAGACACATGATTGTTTTCgtttatatttatagatttatAGAAATCCtaggaaaaaaatgaagttaATTGCTATGTTAGCTGCCGTATATGGCTGAGATCAGACTGACTCCTCTTGTGGTAACATTGTGGCAGGTTTTAGTGACAGTGTTGGTACATTTGAAAAtctcagttatttttttttataaataatgaaagtaaatgaaaaatttaattaaaaacggAGGCCGGTGTTATCAGACAACATAATTAATATTTGTTATTATCAGTGTAGTTAGGTGGCATCAGAGGCAAATAGTTTGGAGTTTGTTGTGAGTTCATCATCGCTTCATGTCAGCTTCTGAATTTTGTTTACGCAATGCGTTCAGTGTGTAACGCCCTTAACTTTTACAACTCATTCACTGACTAAGTTACCTCAGCAAGTCCTTTTCCTTATCTTCTGTCCCACTTTCATCTTCTACCTCCATCACCccattttcctcctcctcttcctcctcttcctcatcctcctcttcttttggtGGCTGTATCTCTTTGGCCAACTTGGTGCTGAAGGACTGAGGGCACACCAGCTCTACTTCATCCTCGTCTATTGGTCTCTTCACCTCCACAACCTCCACatcctcttcatcttcatccatgccttcctcctcctcttccacctGCCTTTCTTTCTTAAGCTTCCTCATCGCTCCCTTCTTGGACTGCGTCAGAGCCACAGGAGGCGGGCTCCTCTTAAGCACTGACACCGGCACTGCATTCTGTCCTCGTGGAGGAGTCAGAACAAGAGGGGTGGAGTTTCTACTGCAGGGAGCAGGGGATTGGTTACCTGACATGAGAGTGGGCGGAGACATGGAGAGATCCTGAACGCTGCCTGGTGATAGATCTGAACCGCGGCTCTGTCCTGTAGCGTGTGACAATTTCGAGCGTTGCTGGGTGTGCGTGTGAGCTGAGGCCGGGTTCGAGTTCTGTGCCTGCAGACGGGGCATCTGCGTGTAGCGCTCGACGAGTGCGGAGCAAACATCGGGCTGATGAGCATGGTGTTTATCTAAGTGGCGGCCCAGGGAGCGGAAGTGGCGTCCACAGTACTCGCAGGTTTGGCGCATGGAGTCTATGGAAACTCCTCCTCTGGAGACATTCGCGGTGACACTGCATGTAGTGTTGGAAGCCAAAGGACCTGGAGGTTTGAACACAGGCTTGGCTGAGGACACAGAAGTGGATGAAGACGAGCAGGGTGGGGAAGACTGCGCTGAAGAATGGGATGAAGGAAACAGACGGTTGTGATGAGGACCGCTCGATGGGGAGACTTGCGGCGGCCTCCCCGGTGGGGTCCGATGGGGGGTCTTTTTCTTTGAAGGAGTGCCTCGACGTTTCTTTCGCCGGCGTATCGCACGCCCACGCGGGCTAGAGTTGTCCTCATCTCCAGCATCTGAGTCACTAGCATCAGAATGGGAGATGGGCGAGGATGACGGGGAGAGGGACCACGACGGGGTGACATattcctgctgctgttgttgccgctgctgctgctgggtggTCAGGGAGAGTGGTTCCTCCTCCTGCacgtgaaaaacaacaacaagtgtTAGCCTgcgttttttttaacagtagtaATAAAATTACCACAAAAGTTGTCCACTTTCAAATAACTGAAGTCTTCTGAAGTTCATAACCTTTGTTATTTCCTTCCTGAaccctttttcttttccctttagaCATATGTGTTGTACAGATCTGCAAAAATATTCCTAACTTTTATCCTATCCACTTTGAATAAGTGCATTATAGTCAACAGAATTTTTAATAGGCAAGACTGATAAAACCTTGAGGATCAATAtgtgcaggaaaaaaacaaaacaaaacaaaactacaagTTGCCAAGCTGAGATGCTTTTAGTTCATGACTGCAGCTCTTGTTTAACTGCTGTAAAACACTGAGAGCTACCAAGTCACAGCTGTTTTCCAAAGCTGTCCACTATATCACTTATTGGCAGAATTACTGTTAGAGATCATACCAATGAAACTGAAATGTCACTGCTCACATAAATATATCCCAACTAAAGGCATGTTTAACTTTTGTTAGTCTGATTAGTGAAACGCTGTCATGGCACAACAGCCTCTTTTCCACTAGTTTTACTCACTTGACTCTACTCAGTTTTTAGAGTTCCCCATTAACTGGTAGTACCTGGTACTGTTTTAGTACCTTCTCATCCGGGGTTCCAAGTGAGCTAAGTTGAGCCAAAACTGTGACGTCAGTGAATGAGTCATAAGAGTGACTTCTTTACAAAAATCAAACCTGCCATTTTTTAAATCCAGCAATGAGAGGAAGTTGTTACACACGAACTAAAACAGTGGTCCAACGTAGAGCTACAGAGGTTTAGCAGCAGGTGTACCATCAACTTGATGTCCACCACTGTTGCCTTTGCATTGCATACAAATGACGTCACTGGACTTATTGGCCGTGTTGCTATAACAACCCCACCCACACTGAAATGTTCCTCTATTGCAATGGAAAACAACTTGGGCAGGATGCTGAACCTCAAATTGCCACTGGAGTGAGAGTATGAGATTCATAGAAAAAAGCACCTTAAGGCATAAAATAATGCTCTTTATGAATCAGTGAATGGGTAAATGTGGCTTGtagtaaaaaatgttttttatttatcagtTACCATACACTCCACTATGCTCTTATCTTACTTatcttactgtgtttttgcagaAAATGCTATTATAGCAATGAAAGTAAAACATGTGAACATCAAGGAGTAATACGACATTGCCAGTTTATTAATTTATGagatgaaaatataaaaaatacccATTTTGCTTTCGTTTAATACTTACAATGTATAGAGAAAACTTTATAAGcctaatttaacaaaaaaatttcATTCATATTTAGAAAGTAATTTAGGGATATGTGAAAAGACAACCAAGAAATTACTCTaatgcaggggtgggcaatctcagtccacgagggccggtgtccctgcaggttttagatgtgtcctcgaaccaacacagctgatttaaatggctaaattagctcctcaacatgtcctgaagttctccagaggcctggtaacgaactaatcatgtgattcaggtgtgttgacccaaggtgagatctaaaacctgcaggacaccggccctcgtggactgagattgcccacccctacTCTAATGTAATGATCCTCTggttttaatgtcattttaaaatcttttgttcCTGGCAAATCACATTTTCTCTGCCCTTTATATGGGTGTGGCTGACAGATCTAAATACTACACTACCCACAAGTCCCTGGTGCCTTTGTATGGAGGAAAAGGAGATTTTAACTTTTAACTGTTGCTAAACTGCAGAATGACATCACCTAGAATTCAACATAGAAtttaaaagtttattcatgctGACTAGTTTTGCCACAACaacttgttttgtttacttATTGATCTAAAAGTTCAATAAGTAAACTTAAGGGATGATTTTATGAAGACAAGCTCTGGCTTTTAAGCACCTTCTAAAGCACCTTCATATTTTGTAATGCTTGAAGTTACGATTGAACAGAGATTTTCATGTTGGGATATGTGCTCAAAAAgtgtctatttaaaaaaatttatgtGGCTTTTCCTTTGTAGACTTCAAAAACAGCCCCTCCTACCCAGTAACTACATGTGCTGCGCAAAGTCTACTTGTCACATCTTTAAAAATTACAACGCTgcgggggttttttgttttgttttttacatcacTGTTTGTGCTTTTAGGAACCAagtggtgtttttcttttacctttttgaTATTGTTGGTCTCGGTGTCAGAGCTGCAGTCATGTTGCGCGGGAGAAACAGTACCACGAAAACCCTGCGGGACACAGACCACTCACATTAAAACAGCCAGCACGCTGCACATTAATGTTTGCCATCACAATCAGACTCAGCTGTCACTCAGAGAGCACAACGATAGCCCTCCACAGTTGGCCCAAGGCGCAAAGGTTGATTATGACGCCAAAAGTCTCAATAACGAGCCAAGCAAAAAGAAGTTCAAATAGACTTGCATTCAAACACTGTCAGCTTCTCATAAGAAATTAAAATGGGATTATCAATCATGCTGGAATGCCGGGTACAGAGCAAATCAATTAACCAATAACAAAAGTCTAACAGAACGTGAGCCGCCTTGGCTCCACTGCAGCCACTGATGTCAATTTCTCCATTTTTGTCAATTTAATCTTCCTAAATGGATTCTGGTATCATCATCCTGTTGAATAAATTGATCTGATCTAATGAGATCCATTAAAAGAACAGATGTCATGCAATAACCATGGCGACTGTTGCTTAAGCACTATAGGTAGAAAGCGAGCTGGAGCTCAACCATCACCATGGTAACCCCATGCCTTGCTTAGCTTGTGTGTGTAACATTAATGtgtgagcagtgtgtgtgtgtgtgtgtgtgtgtgtgtgtgtgtgtgtgtgtgtgaaacaggGATACGTGTTTGAAGCTGATCCAAGAATGTGAGTACATATGGTTGCCTATCTGAAGCCATCAGTGATATTCAGAGTGTGAATGGCTTTCCTTGACCTATCCTCAACCAGCGGTTGGGTTTGGATTTAAAACTGAATTTCCACCTGAGCTTAAAAGGAAGTTTCAGCCAAAgagtgtatataaaagatggctgtGGTCTCCACagctgaaaagaaaatgtgcGGTATATCTGCGTTATTTCTTATGGTCAGCAGGGGGAGTCACTTTTCCAGTTGCGAAAATAAGTCCAGTACTTCTAAGTACTTCTCATTCGATCCATAACCTCAGTAAACATTATCTTGATAAATTTGTGGTCTCGCTAGTTTCAGGTCTTATTAAGATGAACAGGATGGCTCATGTTCTATATTATGGTCTATCTGACATTTGATTGACAAGACGCAGCTGCATGAGTGTGCAGTGTCCGTagtttctcagtcagatccaCCCCTCACTCATTACACACATAGCTGAGCTCGAGGCTTTAAAACAGTGACTATAAACCAAACAAATAGGTGATGTCACAGAGGCTCAGTCCATCCTTTACATACAGTGTGAAGCTTTTTCCTAGCAAAAAATGGGCTCTTTGGGGGTGACTACGTGTAAGAAAGAGGATTGGCCCATATATAATAAGTCTGTGTTACCTTATTTAAATGAAGTCTGCCATGCCTGACCACTAGATAAATACAAATCTATTCCATTCTTAActaaattacttttttaatgtgGTGGTTTTCCTTTGGGGTGAGCCCAgatctttttttggggggagtttTCTTTTATGTAGGCATAAAAACACTGTTTTGTTATAGGTTTGGCTAAGTAGATGATTGAGCTgtaaagagaaagcaaacatgaGCAGCTACGTtcaatcaaaacaaaatgtccTGTGGCTGCACTGTGCTGTGGTCTATCCTGGCTACTATTGACGAGGAGACCTTTTTAAAACTAATTTCTCCCTGAGTGACTGataaacactggaaaaaagCAGTCAATCCTTGAACCAAATTTTGGCAACAAGCGCTAACATTTCATCAGGTTTTCTGCATTGTTAGACTGTCTATAGGATCCCTAACATAAGCAAGCACTAATGTGAGGTTAAGGATGAGAAAAAGTCTCGATGTAATATGTGCCATGACACTGACCAGGTTCTCGCCCCACTCGGTTAGGCTGTAGTCCACAGTGATCTCCTCGCCCTTGGTGATGTCTCGAATGGCAATAACCACCAGTCGCACCTGGTTGCCGCAGTGGACCTCTCGGATACGGCAGTTaggggagggagggaaagaGCTGGCTGTCGGAGCCGGAGCGGAGGCTGTTGGAGCAGCTGGAGCTGTGGACGCAGGGGTCAGAGAGGGGGCCTGAGCTGAAGCAGCGGAGGCTGGGGCGGGGGCGGGGACAGGCGTTGGTATTGCAGCTGAGGAAGCAGCTGGAGACAGAGCTGGTGTAGAGGATGAGCAGGAGCCGTGCTTGAGTCCGGGGGAGACCTTGTCATGAGCCTGCTCCGATGGACCACTGATGAAGGAGGTGGAGGATTGGAAGTAAAATTCAcctttattaaaataatattttattattctgtTCTGTCCTTATGCTTTTTCCTACTTTCTTAGGACTGGAAAGATGTTGTGTTTCTGCTTTTCTAGCTgtgtttcagaatcagaatcagaatactttattaatcctgaaggaaattagggttacagcaggcagcacgctaatggcgcatgcgcacttacaaaggaaccttctgaccaactttacacaaacatcacattggggagacatgtcagaaaggtaggctggtaggaaaaaacaacgaaaatacataacatgaggtaagaggaggagaaaaaaaactccactcagactgagctcctagtgcTGAAACAAGTAGCTGCTTTACAGAAAATGAATATACAGTAATTATTATAATTCATCAGTCATTTGAGTCAtgtataaagtttaaaaaaaatacaaaaaacagtaAATATGCCAGGAGTTCATCCACCCAGGGTTTACAGATGCTGCTGCTCTGATTGGTGAATTCTGAGTTGAATTAATGAAGGTTAGTCACCATTTATTTTGTCTAGAAGATGGAAAGGAAGTACTATTTAATTTACACTCACCAGGGATGAGGAGTAGGCTCTGAATTGTAGAAAGGACTGTCCAGCATGGGACGTTTATTCTCTCCTGCCTCCTTTCGTTCACCTGAGAGCACAGAAACTGTCAGTATAAAAGGATTACAAACATGTGCACAGGGAAACACATGGGCACACACACAGGGCATCACCCCATCTCCTGGAGCAGCACATACACAAGTGCACATAGCAGCACATACACAGtcaagcacacagacacatacacaaaacTAGGTCACATGCTCTGCACCCACAccagtcacaaacacacaccaacagATGCAGATACATatatcacacacaaacatgaacatgcacatgcacaggtcaTTGCTGTAAGAataataatacacacacacacacctgggcTGAACCTGTGTTCAGACACGCTCTCCTCCTCAGTGGGCGTTACAAAGACTTTCATGGGCGtcccttttctcttcctcccacAGCCGCGTctgcagaaaacaaacagaccCACAAAAGCACACAATTATCATTTAATCAATTGGCCTACTGGCCAAACTTCACATCAATCAGATATGATCAATAAACTGATAGCCACCTAATGAATCAATGCAGACCACATTGGAGGGCTAACTCCAATATCAGCAAACAAAAATGCACAGTAAGTAGAACATGGTTATTTAAACAGCTCTTCACCGTGTTTGACTGGAACAACAGGAAAATCTAGTAGAGTTTAGGATTTTACACGATCTGCACCGACTGACTAAGGAAGTCGCTCAGTCCAAGTCCAACAAAACTCTTGGCAAAGAGGATATAATCGTCTTTTTCTCACAATTCAGGTTCAGAAATTAAAGAGGGCTCAGGGAGcaacaaatatgttttaattAAGAGGCAAATACATCCCCAGTAATTAGCAGCTAGCCATCCTTATATTATATTCATTATACTTCACTGACCTTCACAGCTTTCCAGATACTGGTTGGTATACATGTTGTGCCTGTGTGCTGTCACTAGGGGGCAGTGTCAAAAATATGTGGCTTACCCCTGTTTGTGCAGCCCTTGGAGAAGACCACAGACAGTGTGAAAGACTAATTAGTAATTAACCAATGAGCACGAAGGTTCACAGTCAGACTTGCACCTCTCTCGTCACATGCAGGTTCAAAACATTGAACTGGTGATGACGAGAACAATCAATGACATCACATCCAGCTTTCATACTTTCAATGGAGAAGACTTCAGTCACAACATACAAAGAGCTCTCTGTAGTTCAGTGAAACTTAGTgctgaaaacaatgaaaactgtCCACTGCGGCAAATGGATGTGTTTCTAATGCTGCTTTTTCAATCTTTGATTCTTCTGTAGTGGAAGGGGGCCACAAAGACAAAAAGTAACACGTACAAAACGTATCTCatgcaaactgtaaattattagACCCTGCATTAATCACTACGgtcttgttgttgttcttggcTCATTAGCACCACCTGTTGATCAGTGGATTAGTCTGATGCCAGCACTGGGATTGTCCCATCATGTCCACAGCATGCACATTACCACGCACCCAGAACTGCACCAACAGCACTTTTAGGATTCAAAAACTTTAGGGCATACTTCATATCAGAAACAGAGTGAAAAACTAACCACAAATTACAGATGTAAGCCACTTTCACACATGAACGTAGGACACTTTCTCATGTGTAACACACAACAGCAGATAATCTTCACTGGACTGTTTCTCACTACTTGAAATAATCAATAATCAATCACTTGCCACATGCGGGAAGAAGGACATATTACTCCCATTCCACAATCCTATAATTCAAAGTGTGTGAAtggcattaaaataaaaaaatggtaaatggcctgtatttatatagcgctttactagtccctaaggaccccaaagtgctttacatatccagtcatccacccattcacacactggtgatggcaagctacattgtagccacagccaccctggggcgcactgacagaggcgaggctgccggacactggcgccaccaggccctctgaccaccaccagtaggcaacaggtgaagtgtcttgcccaaggacacaacgaccgagactgtccaagccggggctcgaaccggcaaccttccgattacaaggcgaactcccaacttttgagccacgatcgcatTAGTATTATCCGAGACATTGTTCTGTGTGTTATCAGACATAACGCAGAGTCTATAGTAGAAAGCTATCGAGACTGCTGCATTCTTACATGCACCTCCATCTGGGCTGCactgcatgtgtgaaaacatgaaaattTACCAAATTTAAGTCACAAATTTTCACAAATGAACTTGCAACACTTTCAAATATGGTCAGGGTATTTTAACCAGCCGTCCTTTCTCACGTGCAGCAGGAAACAGACGCATTCACACTACTGATAATACGCTGTGTGGTTTTAGGTGAGGCAGCGTGGAGCATGCAATAGGCAGCACACAACGCCTGCTCATTGGGGGTAAACGGCTGCAGACTGAGACAATGTTCGAAT
Coding sequences within:
- the si:dkey-117m1.4 gene encoding uncharacterized protein si:dkey-117m1.4 isoform X1, giving the protein MAETVRSLFEYRDPHSLDSDGEGVKPAPAPRGFICKSGFVCLFGTGTGKLNKRRGENLHIRGCGRKRKGTPMKVFVTPTEEESVSEHRFSPGERKEAGENKRPMLDSPFYNSEPTPHPCGPSEQAHDKVSPGLKHGSCSSSTPALSPAASSAAIPTPVPAPAPASAASAQAPSLTPASTAPAAPTASAPAPTASSFPPSPNCRIREVHCGNQVRLVVIAIRDITKGEEITVDYSLTEWGENLGFRGTVSPAQHDCSSDTETNNIKKEEEPLSLTTQQQQRQQQQQEYVTPSWSLSPSSSPISHSDASDSDAGDEDNSSPRGRAIRRRKKRRGTPSKKKTPHRTPPGRPPQVSPSSGPHHNRLFPSSHSSAQSSPPCSSSSTSVSSAKPVFKPPGPLASNTTCSVTANVSRGGVSIDSMRQTCEYCGRHFRSLGRHLDKHHAHQPDVCSALVERYTQMPRLQAQNSNPASAHTHTQQRSKLSHATGQSRGSDLSPGSVQDLSMSPPTLMSGNQSPAPCSRNSTPLVLTPPRGQNAVPVSVLKRSPPPVALTQSKKGAMRKLKKERQVEEEEEGMDEDEEDVEVVEVKRPIDEDEVELVCPQSFSTKLAKEIQPPKEEEDEEEEEEEEENGVMEVEDESGTEDKEKDLLSGSGRHHMLPLLSSLSSLVLYLRRLQHSAFLSLSRQLQSAEAWRLLCHSSLALLILYNRRRECEVSKLSISEYRARITPQCPVPVPPGAPPALTPLEASLSPFERMVLPHLPRVGVQGKRGRVQPLILPPHCEPCLELLLQTRQDVGVDPANPYVFARPYHSPATPLRGTDLLRSLARSSGTRNPRALTQTRVRRQVAILTQLLLLGEGEEPGQLGGSAVERLEHFLEREYHVTQNCAGIGQDPGLMGRVGRVVLCGERDGVLFRGMSLNHICLELDVMSGNSADSYSEGESEGENVKEKPEVHAPAPALNPTPTLLYVRKGKNNGRVGRPKKLKNNQPPPPLPLDPPPANRRRGTGKRGVLKRPWSEAERAAVEEHLTQNINELRVPAKADCERCLQQCPLLVNNHRDWRAIKFYCHNRIQLLKKNQRRESEPQPLTVC
- the si:dkey-117m1.4 gene encoding uncharacterized protein si:dkey-117m1.4 isoform X2: MAETVRSLFEYRDPHSLDSDGEGVKPAPAPRGRGCGRKRKGTPMKVFVTPTEEESVSEHRFSPGERKEAGENKRPMLDSPFYNSEPTPHPCGPSEQAHDKVSPGLKHGSCSSSTPALSPAASSAAIPTPVPAPAPASAASAQAPSLTPASTAPAAPTASAPAPTASSFPPSPNCRIREVHCGNQVRLVVIAIRDITKGEEITVDYSLTEWGENLGFRGTVSPAQHDCSSDTETNNIKKEEEPLSLTTQQQQRQQQQQEYVTPSWSLSPSSSPISHSDASDSDAGDEDNSSPRGRAIRRRKKRRGTPSKKKTPHRTPPGRPPQVSPSSGPHHNRLFPSSHSSAQSSPPCSSSSTSVSSAKPVFKPPGPLASNTTCSVTANVSRGGVSIDSMRQTCEYCGRHFRSLGRHLDKHHAHQPDVCSALVERYTQMPRLQAQNSNPASAHTHTQQRSKLSHATGQSRGSDLSPGSVQDLSMSPPTLMSGNQSPAPCSRNSTPLVLTPPRGQNAVPVSVLKRSPPPVALTQSKKGAMRKLKKERQVEEEEEGMDEDEEDVEVVEVKRPIDEDEVELVCPQSFSTKLAKEIQPPKEEEDEEEEEEEEENGVMEVEDESGTEDKEKDLLSGSGRHHMLPLLSSLSSLVLYLRRLQHSAFLSLSRQLQSAEAWRLLCHSSLALLILYNRRRECEVSKLSISEYRARITPQCPVPVPPGAPPALTPLEASLSPFERMVLPHLPRVGVQGKRGRVQPLILPPHCEPCLELLLQTRQDVGVDPANPYVFARPYHSPATPLRGTDLLRSLARSSGTRNPRALTQTRVRRQVAILTQLLLLGEGEEPGQLGGSAVERLEHFLEREYHVTQNCAGIGQDPGLMGRVGRVVLCGERDGVLFRGMSLNHICLELDVMSGNSADSYSEGESEGENVKEKPEVHAPAPALNPTPTLLYVRKGKNNGRVGRPKKLKNNQPPPPLPLDPPPANRRRGTGKRGVLKRPWSEAERAAVEEHLTQNINELRVPAKADCERCLQQCPLLVNNHRDWRAIKFYCHNRIQLLKKNQRRESEPQPLTVC